Proteins found in one Phalacrocorax carbo chromosome 14, bPhaCar2.1, whole genome shotgun sequence genomic segment:
- the ADRM1 gene encoding proteasomal ubiquitin receptor ADRM1 isoform X3 yields the protein MSSGALFPSLVPGSRGSSSKYLVEFRAGKMSLKGSTVTPDKRKGLVYIQQTDDSLIHFCWKDRTSGNVEDDLIIFPDDCEFKRVPQCTTGRVYVLKFKAGSKRLFFWMQEPKTDKDEEHCRKVNEYLNNPPMPGALGGNASGGHELSALGGEGGLQSLLGNMSHNQLMQLIGPTGLGGLGGLGALTGPGLASLLGSGGPPTSSSSSSSRSQSAAVTPSSTTSSTRVTPAPSVPAAASVTSPSPVPSSVDLATVLTPEIMAPILANAEVQERLMPYLPSGESLPQTAEEIQNTLTSPQFQQALSMFSAALASGQLGPLMSQFGLPAEAVDAANKGDVEAFAKAMQNSVKSDQKEGDAKDKKDEEEDMSLD from the exons ATGTCTTCAGGTGCGTTATTTCCAAGCCTGGTGCCAGGCTCGCGTGGCTCTTCTAGCAAATACCTTGTGGAATTTCGGGCAGGGAAGATGTCCCTGAAAGGCAGCACGGTGACCCCAGATAAGAGAAAAGGCCTTGTGTACATCCAGCAAACTGATGACTCCCTCATTCACTTCTGCTGGAAGGACAGGACTTCAGGCAATGTCGAAGAT gatttgattatttttcctgatgACTGTGAATTCAAGAGGGTACCTCAGTGCACTACTGGCCGTGTGTATGTATTGAAGTTCAAGGCAGGATCAAAACGACTCTTCTTCTGGATGCAG GAGCCGAAGACTGACAAGGATGAAGAGCACTGCCGTAAAGTGAACGAGTATCTCAACAATCCACCAATGCCTGGTGCTTTGGGTGGAAATGCAAGCGGAGGCCACGAGCTCTCGGCATTAGGAG gtGAGGGTGGCTTGCAAAGCCTTCTTGGAAACATGAGCCATAACCAGCTCATGCAGCTGATCGGACCAACGGGCTTAGGAGGACTTG GTGGGCTGGGTGCGCTGACAGGTCCTGGGCTGGCCAGTCTGCTTGGAAGTGGGGGACCCCCAACCAGCAGTTCATCATCAAG CTCTCGCAGCCAGTCAGCTGCTGTGACACCATCTTCCACTACTTCTTCGACACGTGTAACGCCTGCCCCGTCCGTTCCTGCGGCTGCGTCTGTGACCAGTCCGAGCCCCGTACCAAGTTCGG ttgACCTGGCAACTGTTCTGACTCCCGAGATAATGGCTCCCATCCTGGCCAACGCTGAAGTTCAAGAGCGGTTGATGCCTTACCTTCCCTCAGGGGAGTCTCTGCCGCAGACTGCAGAAGAGATTCAGAATACCCTGACGTCTCCTCAGTTTCAGCAG GCATTGAGCATGTTCAGCGCTGCCTTAGCTTCCGGACAGCTTGGCCCACTAATGAGTCAGTTTGGCTTACCCGCAGAGGCAGTAGATGCAGCAAATAAAGGAG ATGTAGAAGCGTTTGCCAAAGCAATGCAGAACAGTGTCAAGTCAGACCAGAAGGAAGGAGACGCTAAGGACAAGAAAGACGAAGAGGAAGATATGAGTTTAGATTAA
- the ADRM1 gene encoding proteasomal ubiquitin receptor ADRM1 isoform X1 has translation MSSGALFPSLVPGSRGSSSKYLVEFRAGKMSLKGSTVTPDKRKGLVYIQQTDDSLIHFCWKDRTSGNVEDDLIIFPDDCEFKRVPQCTTGRVYVLKFKAGSKRLFFWMQEPKTDKDEEHCRKVNEYLNNPPMPGALGGNASGGHELSALGGEGGLQSLLGNMSHNQLMQLIGPTGLGGLGGLGALTGPGLASLLGSGGPPTSSSSSSSRSQSAAVTPSSTTSSTRVTPAPSVPAAASVTSPSPVPSSGNGTSSATSPTQPIQLSDLQNILATMNVPSGAGGQQVDLATVLTPEIMAPILANAEVQERLMPYLPSGESLPQTAEEIQNTLTSPQFQQALSMFSAALASGQLGPLMSQFGLPAEAVDAANKGDVEAFAKAMQNSVKSDQKEGDAKDKKDEEEDMSLD, from the exons ATGTCTTCAGGTGCGTTATTTCCAAGCCTGGTGCCAGGCTCGCGTGGCTCTTCTAGCAAATACCTTGTGGAATTTCGGGCAGGGAAGATGTCCCTGAAAGGCAGCACGGTGACCCCAGATAAGAGAAAAGGCCTTGTGTACATCCAGCAAACTGATGACTCCCTCATTCACTTCTGCTGGAAGGACAGGACTTCAGGCAATGTCGAAGAT gatttgattatttttcctgatgACTGTGAATTCAAGAGGGTACCTCAGTGCACTACTGGCCGTGTGTATGTATTGAAGTTCAAGGCAGGATCAAAACGACTCTTCTTCTGGATGCAG GAGCCGAAGACTGACAAGGATGAAGAGCACTGCCGTAAAGTGAACGAGTATCTCAACAATCCACCAATGCCTGGTGCTTTGGGTGGAAATGCAAGCGGAGGCCACGAGCTCTCGGCATTAGGAG gtGAGGGTGGCTTGCAAAGCCTTCTTGGAAACATGAGCCATAACCAGCTCATGCAGCTGATCGGACCAACGGGCTTAGGAGGACTTG GTGGGCTGGGTGCGCTGACAGGTCCTGGGCTGGCCAGTCTGCTTGGAAGTGGGGGACCCCCAACCAGCAGTTCATCATCAAG CTCTCGCAGCCAGTCAGCTGCTGTGACACCATCTTCCACTACTTCTTCGACACGTGTAACGCCTGCCCCGTCCGTTCCTGCGGCTGCGTCTGTGACCAGTCCGAGCCCCGTACCAAGTTCGGGTAATGGAACCAGCTCAGCCACAAGCCCAACCCAGCCCATTCAATTGAGTGACCTTCAGAACATTTTAGCTACTATGAATGTGCCATCTGGAGCAGGAGGACAGCAAG ttgACCTGGCAACTGTTCTGACTCCCGAGATAATGGCTCCCATCCTGGCCAACGCTGAAGTTCAAGAGCGGTTGATGCCTTACCTTCCCTCAGGGGAGTCTCTGCCGCAGACTGCAGAAGAGATTCAGAATACCCTGACGTCTCCTCAGTTTCAGCAG GCATTGAGCATGTTCAGCGCTGCCTTAGCTTCCGGACAGCTTGGCCCACTAATGAGTCAGTTTGGCTTACCCGCAGAGGCAGTAGATGCAGCAAATAAAGGAG ATGTAGAAGCGTTTGCCAAAGCAATGCAGAACAGTGTCAAGTCAGACCAGAAGGAAGGAGACGCTAAGGACAAGAAAGACGAAGAGGAAGATATGAGTTTAGATTAA
- the ADRM1 gene encoding proteasomal ubiquitin receptor ADRM1 isoform X2, producing the protein MSSGALFPSLVPGSRGSSSKYLVEFRAGKMSLKGSTVTPDKRKGLVYIQQTDDSLIHFCWKDRTSGNVEDDLIIFPDDCEFKRVPQCTTGRVYVLKFKAGSKRLFFWMQEPKTDKDEEHCRKVNEYLNNPPMPGALGGNASGGHELSALGGGLGALTGPGLASLLGSGGPPTSSSSSSSRSQSAAVTPSSTTSSTRVTPAPSVPAAASVTSPSPVPSSGNGTSSATSPTQPIQLSDLQNILATMNVPSGAGGQQVDLATVLTPEIMAPILANAEVQERLMPYLPSGESLPQTAEEIQNTLTSPQFQQALSMFSAALASGQLGPLMSQFGLPAEAVDAANKGDVEAFAKAMQNSVKSDQKEGDAKDKKDEEEDMSLD; encoded by the exons ATGTCTTCAGGTGCGTTATTTCCAAGCCTGGTGCCAGGCTCGCGTGGCTCTTCTAGCAAATACCTTGTGGAATTTCGGGCAGGGAAGATGTCCCTGAAAGGCAGCACGGTGACCCCAGATAAGAGAAAAGGCCTTGTGTACATCCAGCAAACTGATGACTCCCTCATTCACTTCTGCTGGAAGGACAGGACTTCAGGCAATGTCGAAGAT gatttgattatttttcctgatgACTGTGAATTCAAGAGGGTACCTCAGTGCACTACTGGCCGTGTGTATGTATTGAAGTTCAAGGCAGGATCAAAACGACTCTTCTTCTGGATGCAG GAGCCGAAGACTGACAAGGATGAAGAGCACTGCCGTAAAGTGAACGAGTATCTCAACAATCCACCAATGCCTGGTGCTTTGGGTGGAAATGCAAGCGGAGGCCACGAGCTCTCGGCATTAGGAG GTGGGCTGGGTGCGCTGACAGGTCCTGGGCTGGCCAGTCTGCTTGGAAGTGGGGGACCCCCAACCAGCAGTTCATCATCAAG CTCTCGCAGCCAGTCAGCTGCTGTGACACCATCTTCCACTACTTCTTCGACACGTGTAACGCCTGCCCCGTCCGTTCCTGCGGCTGCGTCTGTGACCAGTCCGAGCCCCGTACCAAGTTCGGGTAATGGAACCAGCTCAGCCACAAGCCCAACCCAGCCCATTCAATTGAGTGACCTTCAGAACATTTTAGCTACTATGAATGTGCCATCTGGAGCAGGAGGACAGCAAG ttgACCTGGCAACTGTTCTGACTCCCGAGATAATGGCTCCCATCCTGGCCAACGCTGAAGTTCAAGAGCGGTTGATGCCTTACCTTCCCTCAGGGGAGTCTCTGCCGCAGACTGCAGAAGAGATTCAGAATACCCTGACGTCTCCTCAGTTTCAGCAG GCATTGAGCATGTTCAGCGCTGCCTTAGCTTCCGGACAGCTTGGCCCACTAATGAGTCAGTTTGGCTTACCCGCAGAGGCAGTAGATGCAGCAAATAAAGGAG ATGTAGAAGCGTTTGCCAAAGCAATGCAGAACAGTGTCAAGTCAGACCAGAAGGAAGGAGACGCTAAGGACAAGAAAGACGAAGAGGAAGATATGAGTTTAGATTAA